The segment ATATCTTGGCCGTCCGATCTTTCGACCCATCGTCAACAACGACTATTTCGACACTCGAGGCTGGAAAATCTTGGTTAAAAACACTATCGATTGCTTGCTCGATAAATCGCTCGGCATTATAGGCACAAATAACCACCGAAATTTTAATTTCTTTTTCCATAAATATCATTCAAAACCGACTCCCCGACATAAAACAGCAAGGTAACCGGAAATTTTAGGAACGTGATGAAAGTTCTCTTTCAATGACAAGCAATCGATTGTATTTTTCCACGCGCTCACTTCTGGACAGACTGCCGGTCTTGATTTGACCAGCGTTGGTGCCCACTGCCAAATCGGCGATAAATGTATCCGCTGTTTCACCCGAACGATGAGAAATTATCACGCCGTAATTATTTTTTTGCGCAAGCGTTATTGCGGACAGCGTTTCCGACAACGTGCCGATTTGATTAACCTTAATCAAAATCGCGTTCGCTGCTTTGGTGTCAATACCTTTTTGCAGTCGTTCAATGTTGGTTACAAAAAAGTCATCACCAACAATTTGCAAACCTCCTCCTAATTTTTCTGTCACCTGCGTCCAACCCTGCCAATCATCTTGGTTTAAGGGATCTTCAATCGAAGAAATCGGAAACTTTTTCGCCCACTCACTGTAAAGTGAAATAAGACGTTCGCGTGATAGCTTTACCGCCGGCGCATTTAAAACATAGGCATCTTCCGATTCACTGTAGAACTCGCTTGCGGCAACATCCAAACCAAATTTAATATCGGAATTAAGTTTATAACCGCCCTGTGCTACGGCTTCCGCTAAAACTTCTAGCGCCTCATCGTTGCGTTGCAATTTTGGAGCATAACCACCCTCGTCACCGACCGCCGTCGAATAACCTTTCTTTTTTAAAATACTTGCCAACGCATGAAAAATTTCCACGCCAACACGCAATTTCTGA is part of the bacterium genome and harbors:
- the eno gene encoding phosphopyruvate hydratase translates to MSTIKNIYAQEILDSRGNPTVRATVVLDDGTIGEASVPSGASTGIHEAHELRDGDKKRYGGKGVLRAVENINGEISELLAGEDAGDQKRLDKRMIDADGTRNKERLGANAILGVSLAVARAVAQFQDVPLYVYLRGISGLKAKNFVLPTPMMNVINGGAHADSGLDVQEFMIIPQAKEFNQKLRVGVEIFHALASILKKKGYSTAVGDEGGYAPKLQRNDEALEVLAEAVAQGGYKLNSDIKFGLDVAASEFYSESEDAYVLNAPAVKLSRERLISLYSEWAKKFPISSIEDPLNQDDWQGWTQVTEKLGGGLQIVGDDFFVTNIERLQKGIDTKAANAILIKVNQIGTLSETLSAITLAQKNNYGVIISHRSGETADTFIADLAVGTNAGQIKTGSLSRSERVEKYNRLLVIERELSSRS